In [Clostridium] cellulosi, one genomic interval encodes:
- a CDS encoding alanine racemase (High confidence in function and specificity), with protein MHNDLTLKDIAKIANVSVATVSRVLNNLGGYSEETRKKVLKVIDEYGYRRNAAARNLKTKKSNTVAVLLPQVETTYYITILNGIGDAAQQNGYSVLVCHVGASGSRTKEYMNVLGEQRVDGIIGCSLPPNEEIDSLMANSYIPSVLVSTLSYNYTIPYVKVDDYKAEYEATNYLIKKGHRNIAFLSGPISDVVAGMPRLQGYKQALEDNHIPFREELVAYTSFSFETGIRAFKEILSRNVDFTAVVACCDDVAAATLSVGYKQGLTVPHDFSVIGFDNTRISEMTVPPLTTIAQPLYEMGTTAFNMLLYEIETGVKPKSQIIPFEIVERQSVKKLR; from the coding sequence ATGCACAATGATTTGACATTAAAAGACATAGCTAAAATAGCAAATGTATCAGTAGCAACTGTATCAAGGGTACTTAATAATTTAGGTGGATATTCTGAAGAAACTCGGAAAAAAGTATTAAAGGTTATTGACGAGTACGGTTACCGGCGCAATGCAGCAGCCCGTAATTTAAAGACGAAAAAATCTAACACAGTCGCTGTTTTGCTGCCGCAGGTAGAAACAACCTATTACATAACTATTCTCAATGGAATTGGGGATGCTGCCCAGCAAAATGGATATAGCGTTTTAGTATGCCATGTTGGCGCTTCCGGAAGCCGGACTAAAGAGTATATGAATGTACTTGGCGAACAAAGGGTTGACGGAATAATTGGGTGCAGCCTTCCTCCGAATGAAGAAATAGATTCACTGATGGCAAATTCATATATACCAAGCGTTCTTGTTTCAACTCTTTCATATAACTATACCATTCCGTATGTTAAAGTAGATGACTATAAAGCTGAATATGAAGCTACTAACTATTTAATAAAAAAAGGACATAGAAATATAGCTTTTTTATCTGGCCCAATATCTGATGTTGTCGCAGGTATGCCCCGCCTTCAAGGTTACAAACAAGCACTTGAGGATAATCACATCCCGTTTAGAGAGGAATTGGTAGCCTACACATCATTCAGCTTCGAAACTGGAATCCGTGCTTTTAAAGAAATTCTGAGCAGAAACGTTGATTTTACTGCTGTTGTTGCATGTTGTGATGACGTTGCAGCTGCAACCTTATCTGTGGGATATAAGCAAGGTCTGACAGTACCTCATGATTTTTCAGTCATTGGATTTGATAACACGAGAATATCAGAAATGACTGTTCCGCCGCTTACAACCATTGCGCAGCCATTATACGAAATGGGCACAACTGCTTTTAACATGCTTTTGTATGAAATCGAAACCGGCGTTAAACCTAAGAGCCAAATTATTCCTTTTGAAATTGTGGAAAGGCAATCAGTTAAAAAATTAAGATAA
- a CDS encoding hypothetical protein (Family membership) produces MEKADIKEKRQHATGWIPYSYYASAIPDYFANVPLHWHEEFEINYVLHGQGEFLCGEERFIAKDGDIVIATPGLLHAMFHCEKTAVRYETVVFSADMLGIETQDRCNATYIYPLVNGTFGITPHITPDTPHYSELRTCVSTIIDCAKANNPMADLLMKSALMRFFYMLWNGGSVTARDKESRLSEMLRPALQYISDHLTEALTIEQLAKSAHMSESYFMEQFKHLAGMSAIAYVNQLRIRRICELLRTTTLTISQIAFDSGFRNLSNFNRQFRRMMGCTPQEYRKFNSGNKNLLNLSNGCLLTA; encoded by the coding sequence ATGGAAAAGGCAGATATAAAAGAAAAACGGCAGCACGCAACAGGATGGATACCCTATAGCTACTACGCCAGCGCCATTCCGGATTACTTTGCCAATGTGCCTTTGCACTGGCATGAAGAATTTGAGATTAACTATGTCCTGCATGGGCAGGGCGAGTTTCTCTGTGGTGAGGAACGGTTTATTGCAAAGGACGGTGACATTGTTATAGCCACACCGGGCCTGCTCCATGCTATGTTTCACTGCGAAAAAACCGCTGTGCGCTATGAAACGGTCGTTTTCAGTGCTGACATGCTGGGGATAGAAACACAGGATAGATGCAACGCTACATACATATATCCTCTTGTAAATGGCACATTCGGCATCACTCCGCACATTACGCCTGATACGCCACATTATTCCGAACTGCGTACCTGCGTATCCACAATCATTGATTGTGCCAAAGCAAATAATCCGATGGCAGATCTTTTGATGAAAAGTGCGCTTATGCGTTTTTTCTACATGCTTTGGAATGGCGGCAGCGTCACCGCACGGGACAAGGAGAGTAGATTGAGTGAGATGCTGCGCCCGGCACTGCAATACATCAGCGATCATCTAACAGAAGCACTCACCATTGAGCAACTGGCCAAAAGTGCTCACATGAGTGAGAGCTACTTCATGGAACAGTTCAAGCATTTAGCCGGTATGAGCGCAATTGCCTATGTAAACCAACTGCGCATCCGCAGAATCTGCGAGCTGCTGCGCACTACCACGCTTACTATTTCCCAAATTGCCTTCGACAGTGGCTTTCGTAATCTTTCCAACTTCAACCGGCAGTTTAGGCGAATGATGGGATGTACTCCGCAAGAATACCGCAAATTTAATTCAGGCAACAAGAATCTATTGAACCTAAGTAATGGCTGCCTTCTCACCGCTTAA
- a CDS encoding alpha amylase (High confidence in function and specificity), translating into MSRHPAWLDNAIFYQIYPQSFCDSNGDGIGDFQGIISKLDYIKDLGCNAIWMNPCFESPFLDAGYDIADYYKAAPRYGTNDDLIQLFDEVHKRGMHILLDLVPGHTSWNHPWFKASMKAERNEYTDRYVWTDSVWEEAAGYGSLRGISERDGSCLVNFFTHQPALNYGFFNPERPWQQPIDAEGPRKTLEAMMDVMRFWLSRGCDGFRVDMAGSLVKNDKDGKGTIALWQKVRAFLDKEFPEAAIISEWGEPDKALEGGFHMDFLFQSGPSHYNDLFRCEEPYFSSRGKGDVTAFVDKYVEYHNKTKNKGLICIPSGNHDIDRLARTLHGDELKVAFAFLLTMPGAPYIYYGDEIGMRYVEGLHSVEGGYRRTGSRSPMQWDNSTNAGFSTAPVEKLYIPLDPAADRPTAAAQMADPTSLRSEVQRLIALRQAHPALQNFGEIEFVHAGYPLMYLRSSGDENLLVIINPSAEEKRVEYAQTLGTCIYQLNSAVRQDGNTLVVPAQSASVFRK; encoded by the coding sequence ATGAGCAGACATCCTGCATGGCTGGATAACGCCATCTTTTATCAAATTTACCCCCAGTCTTTCTGTGACAGCAACGGCGACGGCATTGGCGATTTTCAAGGCATTATAAGCAAGCTGGATTACATCAAAGATCTGGGTTGCAACGCTATTTGGATGAATCCTTGCTTTGAGTCTCCCTTTCTCGACGCTGGCTATGATATAGCCGACTATTATAAGGCTGCACCCCGCTATGGTACCAATGACGACCTGATCCAACTGTTTGACGAAGTACATAAGCGCGGGATGCACATATTACTCGATTTGGTTCCGGGACACACGTCGTGGAATCATCCGTGGTTCAAGGCTTCCATGAAGGCGGAGCGGAATGAATACACCGATCGTTATGTATGGACGGACAGCGTTTGGGAGGAGGCCGCAGGATATGGCTCACTGCGCGGTATCTCTGAAAGGGACGGCTCCTGTTTGGTGAATTTCTTTACCCATCAGCCGGCGCTGAACTATGGCTTCTTTAACCCCGAGCGTCCATGGCAGCAGCCCATAGATGCAGAAGGCCCCCGCAAGACCCTGGAAGCGATGATGGATGTGATGCGTTTCTGGCTTTCTCGCGGCTGCGATGGGTTTAGAGTTGACATGGCAGGTTCTTTGGTAAAGAACGACAAAGACGGAAAGGGAACCATCGCCCTTTGGCAGAAGGTACGTGCATTCCTCGACAAGGAGTTTCCAGAAGCGGCGATAATTTCTGAATGGGGAGAGCCGGACAAAGCGCTGGAAGGCGGCTTCCACATGGATTTCCTGTTTCAATCTGGCCCATCCCATTACAATGATCTGTTTCGCTGCGAAGAACCGTATTTCTCCAGCCGTGGCAAGGGCGATGTGACTGCCTTCGTAGATAAATATGTGGAGTATCATAACAAAACCAAGAACAAGGGTCTAATCTGCATTCCTTCTGGTAACCACGACATAGACCGCCTTGCGAGGACACTGCATGGCGATGAGCTGAAAGTGGCATTTGCCTTCCTGCTGACTATGCCCGGTGCACCATACATCTACTATGGCGATGAAATCGGTATGCGCTATGTGGAAGGCTTGCATTCTGTGGAGGGCGGATATAGGCGTACCGGTTCCCGTTCTCCAATGCAGTGGGATAATAGCACTAACGCTGGCTTTTCGACAGCTCCAGTGGAAAAGCTCTACATCCCACTGGATCCAGCAGCCGACCGTCCCACTGCCGCCGCTCAGATGGCAGACCCGACTTCCCTTAGAAGCGAGGTGCAGAGGCTGATTGCTTTGCGCCAGGCTCATCCTGCACTGCAAAACTTCGGTGAAATCGAGTTTGTCCATGCCGGCTATCCACTGATGTACTTGCGCTCCTCTGGCGATGAGAACTTGCTGGTAATCATCAATCCATCGGCGGAAGAAAAGCGCGTGGAATACGCTCAAACGCTGGGCACCTGTATCTATCAGTTGAACAGCGCTGTACGGCAGGATGGAAACACTCTTGTCGTGCCTGCGCAGTCAGCCAGTGTTTTCCGCAAGTAA
- a CDS encoding hypothetical protein (Family membership) yields the protein MQSRNPNNMQGCDLSHYQSGIDVKSTPGTVVYLKASEGQRTKDPAFNDLYAKCRAAGKKIGAYHFFHVGGSYSVQPQVDNAASVLQGKQLDCLFAIDVEGGGYHGGTPQQVTEQVLQFADLFKSKTGIPCCVYSNTYFIKQHFTPEIKRLPLWVAHYGVNTPGDNGIWDKWAGFQYTNKPYDLDEFTTDILINNAPAAKPTAVKTFADSSSRNNVYEVPASSLPCEWNSTAGANFDVRTADGKVVKGRQVYKGDRIIILSVNYDTQLAEVLYPAKSCWVHGWIRNLQNLLHNRWHYKWHNGSTNEPVYGSPSGNDRIGTIFPYEKATPLYPAGNRYALLYNTKKGMETKFGYVDYKDGFKF from the coding sequence ATGCAAAGCAGGAACCCAAATAACATGCAAGGCTGTGACCTATCACATTATCAATCCGGTATCGACGTAAAATCCACACCAGGCACTGTAGTTTATTTGAAAGCAAGCGAAGGGCAACGCACTAAAGACCCGGCATTTAATGACCTTTATGCCAAATGCAGAGCCGCCGGCAAGAAAATCGGCGCATATCATTTCTTCCATGTCGGAGGGAGCTATTCTGTGCAGCCGCAGGTTGATAATGCGGCTTCTGTTCTGCAGGGGAAACAGCTTGATTGTCTCTTTGCCATTGATGTTGAAGGTGGTGGCTATCATGGCGGCACACCGCAGCAGGTGACCGAGCAGGTTTTACAGTTTGCTGATTTATTTAAATCGAAAACCGGTATTCCTTGCTGTGTTTATTCAAACACATACTTTATAAAGCAGCATTTCACCCCGGAGATTAAACGCCTACCGTTGTGGGTTGCGCATTACGGCGTCAATACCCCGGGTGATAATGGCATATGGGATAAGTGGGCAGGATTTCAATACACAAATAAACCCTATGACCTTGACGAGTTTACAACTGACATATTGATTAATAATGCCCCAGCCGCAAAGCCAACAGCAGTAAAAACTTTCGCAGATTCATCTTCCCGCAATAATGTTTATGAGGTGCCAGCCTCATCTTTGCCCTGCGAATGGAATTCAACAGCCGGCGCTAATTTTGACGTACGCACTGCTGATGGGAAAGTAGTGAAAGGAAGACAGGTATATAAGGGTGACCGAATAATAATCCTCAGCGTAAATTATGATACTCAGCTTGCGGAAGTCCTGTATCCTGCAAAATCATGCTGGGTACATGGCTGGATTCGTAATTTGCAAAATCTGCTTCACAATCGGTGGCACTATAAGTGGCACAACGGCAGTACAAATGAACCGGTTTACGGCAGCCCGTCAGGAAACGATAGGATAGGAACCATATTCCCGTATGAAAAAGCGACGCCGCTCTATCCCGCAGGCAACAGATATGCGCTTCTCTATAATACTAAAAAGGGCATGGAAACAAAGTTCGGCTATGTGGATTATAAAGACGGTTTTAAATTTTAG
- a CDS encoding phospholipase, patatin family (High confidence in function and specificity) produces the protein MPKIGLVLEGGGMRGLFTAGVLDFFIDRNIDFPYIIGVSAGVCHGTSFVTKQRGRTRDINIDNIRDKRYVSFHNYLKTGSLFGMDFIFDEIPNKLYPFDFDAFNSSKTEFITGVTDVHTGKPKYFGREHYKWINTIARASSSIPLFSPIVDFEGGQYLDGGTSDPIPVRKALADGCDKVVTILTRDRSFVRKPEKFRWIYRRAFRNYPEMVRCLDERHKVYNSTRSFLWDLEKQGKAFVIAPPTPVTISRFERNKSKLLALYKQGYDTAAELAEKLNDFMSAE, from the coding sequence ATGCCCAAAATTGGTCTTGTTTTAGAGGGAGGCGGGATGCGCGGCCTTTTTACTGCAGGCGTGCTTGATTTTTTTATCGACCGGAATATTGATTTTCCGTATATTATAGGAGTATCTGCCGGCGTTTGCCATGGAACCAGCTTTGTAACAAAGCAGCGTGGCCGAACAAGAGATATCAACATAGACAATATCCGCGACAAGCGTTATGTAAGCTTTCACAATTATTTAAAAACTGGTTCTTTATTTGGGATGGATTTTATCTTTGATGAGATTCCAAATAAATTGTATCCTTTTGATTTTGACGCATTCAATTCTTCTAAAACAGAATTTATTACCGGTGTTACGGATGTTCATACCGGCAAACCAAAATATTTCGGGCGGGAACATTATAAATGGATTAATACCATCGCTCGCGCATCATCGTCCATTCCGCTTTTCTCTCCAATTGTCGATTTTGAAGGCGGGCAGTATCTTGACGGCGGAACGTCCGACCCCATCCCAGTACGCAAGGCATTAGCAGACGGATGCGACAAAGTTGTAACCATCTTGACGCGTGACCGCAGTTTTGTGCGTAAACCCGAAAAGTTTCGCTGGATTTACCGGAGAGCTTTCAGAAATTATCCTGAGATGGTTCGCTGCCTTGATGAGCGGCATAAAGTATACAACAGTACCCGTTCATTCCTTTGGGATCTTGAAAAGCAAGGCAAGGCTTTTGTCATAGCACCGCCAACACCGGTCACTATCAGCCGGTTTGAACGTAACAAGAGCAAACTGCTGGCACTGTATAAGCAAGGCTATGATACCGCAGCAGAGCTTGCCGAGAAGCTGAACGATTTCATGAGCGCAGAGTAA
- a CDS encoding hypothetical protein (Family membership) yields MSRILLSINPEHVKNILIGKKRFEFRKVRCRSDVNKILIYSTAPVKKVVAEANIEYIIEGDIEEVWNITNEYSGISYDYYASYYEGKNKAIAYKLCNVRKYKEPKSLSEFGIQYAPQSFVYLPSNI; encoded by the coding sequence ATGTCTCGAATATTATTATCAATTAATCCGGAGCATGTCAAAAACATACTAATCGGTAAGAAGCGATTTGAATTTAGAAAAGTCCGGTGCAGGTCTGATGTAAATAAAATTCTAATTTATTCTACAGCTCCTGTAAAAAAGGTCGTAGCTGAAGCGAATATTGAGTATATTATTGAAGGTGATATCGAAGAAGTGTGGAATATTACCAACGAATACTCTGGAATTTCTTACGATTATTACGCTTCATATTACGAAGGAAAAAATAAGGCCATCGCCTACAAACTATGTAATGTCAGAAAATACAAGGAACCAAAGTCGCTATCTGAATTCGGTATCCAATATGCACCGCAGTCCTTCGTTTACTTACCATCAAATATTTGA
- a CDS encoding hypothetical protein (High confidence in function and specificity), with the protein MAGKFRWMMFKDVNLCDDFFAPLKADYKDFSIWFKKKSDTGEKALVFHDEIGVGAFVYLKLENESIVLSDRILPSIPRLKIGTLRLAERFRGKRFGEGALGVSLWYWQNTKTDEVYITTYEKHTDLIYLLKRFGFVCAGKNKNKELVFIKNRHTLDYSNPYLCFPFISPSIKKAGILPIYDRFHDRLFPYSELKGQNQIIEETAGNGVTKIYICAPYSAIQYSIGEPVFIYRIHTGSGTKSYKSVVTSYCTITKVDVIKSAGKIMMSLDEFIKGAGNKTVFTNQELTTLYNKKNNNLIMIEMVYNGFFGKGKNITYRALSDQGLFPTYPYNIQYNKDQFIKILEMGGADVSNIIIN; encoded by the coding sequence ATGGCAGGAAAGTTTAGATGGATGATGTTTAAAGACGTCAATCTATGCGATGATTTTTTTGCCCCTCTTAAAGCCGATTATAAGGATTTCTCAATATGGTTCAAGAAAAAGAGTGATACGGGTGAAAAAGCTCTTGTTTTTCATGATGAAATTGGCGTTGGAGCCTTTGTTTATTTGAAACTTGAGAATGAAAGCATAGTATTGTCTGACCGTATATTGCCTTCTATTCCTCGTTTAAAAATTGGCACATTGCGTCTAGCTGAACGATTCAGAGGGAAACGTTTTGGTGAAGGTGCTTTAGGAGTTTCTCTTTGGTATTGGCAAAACACAAAAACGGATGAAGTATATATAACTACCTATGAAAAACATACAGATCTTATCTATCTATTAAAGCGATTCGGATTTGTTTGTGCAGGCAAAAACAAAAACAAAGAACTTGTATTTATCAAGAACCGGCATACACTTGATTACAGCAATCCATATCTGTGCTTTCCATTCATTAGTCCTTCGATTAAGAAAGCAGGAATCTTGCCCATCTACGATCGCTTTCATGATCGGCTTTTCCCTTATTCTGAATTAAAAGGTCAGAATCAAATCATCGAAGAAACCGCGGGTAACGGCGTCACAAAAATTTATATCTGTGCTCCATACAGCGCCATACAATATAGCATAGGTGAACCAGTCTTTATCTACAGGATACATACTGGATCAGGAACAAAGTCCTACAAATCAGTTGTTACTTCATACTGTACTATTACGAAAGTTGATGTTATCAAAAGCGCCGGTAAAATCATGATGAGTCTCGATGAATTTATCAAAGGTGCTGGAAATAAAACAGTTTTTACTAATCAAGAATTAACAACCCTTTATAACAAAAAGAACAATAATCTAATTATGATTGAGATGGTATACAACGGCTTTTTCGGTAAAGGTAAAAATATTACCTATAGGGCCCTTAGCGATCAAGGGCTATTCCCGACATATCCGTATAACATTCAATATAACAAAGATCAGTTTATTAAAATATTAGAAATGGGTGGCGCAGATGTCTCGAATATTATTATCAATTAA
- a CDS encoding permease (High confidence in function and specificity), with amino-acid sequence MLQTFRTSVDSILPVVVMILVGYCSARIGWIDEKIGNAFTKIILNISLPCYMIWNITNSFDRDKFLMLFSGMLIPFLSMLIGYVVSILLSILFKIPREKRGVFRTAFFCSNTIFVGLPINLALFGEKSVPYVLLYYIVNTTLFWTLGVYEISKDGLSAVPLLSLSSLKKIATPALLGFIIGLILIFLGVSLPHFAMDSFHSLGNLTTPLALLFIGFVLYSIHLSEWRIDKDILLVLFGRFIFSPLLVFILLHFIHVPELMAKVFIIQSAMPVMTNISIVAKGYGSDYKFASFATAITSVACVIVIPCIMTLI; translated from the coding sequence ATGCTTCAAACATTCCGAACCTCTGTCGACAGCATTTTACCCGTTGTCGTTATGATTCTTGTCGGTTACTGCTCTGCCCGCATAGGCTGGATTGATGAAAAAATCGGGAATGCTTTTACCAAAATCATTTTAAACATTTCTCTGCCATGCTACATGATTTGGAATATAACAAATTCTTTCGACCGGGATAAGTTTTTGATGCTTTTCAGCGGCATGTTAATCCCTTTTCTTTCCATGCTGATCGGATATGTAGTATCCATTTTACTCAGTATATTGTTCAAGATTCCAAGGGAGAAAAGAGGGGTTTTCCGGACCGCATTTTTCTGCTCCAATACGATTTTTGTCGGTTTGCCCATCAATTTGGCGTTGTTCGGTGAAAAAAGTGTTCCCTATGTCCTTTTGTATTACATAGTTAATACCACTCTGTTCTGGACACTTGGCGTCTATGAAATCAGCAAAGACGGTTTGTCCGCCGTCCCGCTGTTATCCTTGTCCTCTTTAAAGAAAATCGCAACGCCGGCACTATTGGGTTTTATCATCGGGTTAATCTTGATTTTTTTAGGAGTTTCTTTGCCACATTTCGCGATGGACAGCTTCCACAGCCTTGGGAACCTGACGACACCGCTTGCGCTGCTTTTTATCGGTTTTGTATTATATTCAATTCATTTATCTGAATGGAGGATAGACAAGGACATATTGCTTGTCCTTTTTGGAAGGTTCATTTTTTCCCCTCTGCTTGTCTTTATACTTTTGCATTTTATCCACGTGCCCGAGCTTATGGCAAAGGTTTTTATAATCCAATCCGCCATGCCGGTTATGACAAACATTAGTATTGTAGCAAAAGGATATGGGTCTGATTATAAATTCGCCAGTTTTGCGACGGCGATTACTTCCGTTGCCTGTGTGATTGTTATCCCGTGCATTATGACGCTAATTTAA
- a CDS encoding MarR family transcriptional regulator (High confidence in function and specificity), whose amino-acid sequence MEISTHKVSNKEIIHQLIDFVIKHRKIMQCYLDETGVYHSQHRLLMVISHNPDASQNDIAKSMDISAAAVAVSLKKLEKRGYIKREMVKEDNRLNKIIITEKGNKVVEQSKQIFDYADQKVFEGLTEEEKHTLSGLLKKLDANLAKMEDEIKQKKKGYNG is encoded by the coding sequence ATGGAAATCAGCACGCATAAAGTCAGCAACAAGGAGATTATTCATCAATTAATTGATTTTGTTATAAAACATAGGAAGATTATGCAGTGTTATTTGGATGAAACAGGCGTTTATCATTCTCAGCATCGCTTATTGATGGTAATTTCTCATAATCCTGATGCTTCACAGAATGATATTGCAAAGTCAATGGATATATCCGCGGCAGCGGTAGCGGTATCCTTAAAAAAATTAGAAAAGAGAGGTTATATTAAGAGAGAGATGGTTAAAGAGGATAACCGCCTAAATAAGATTATAATAACTGAGAAAGGGAATAAGGTTGTAGAACAAAGTAAACAAATTTTTGACTATGCAGACCAAAAGGTTTTTGAGGGGCTTACCGAAGAAGAGAAGCATACTTTATCAGGCTTATTAAAAAAACTTGATGCCAATTTAGCCAAGATGGAAGATGAAATAAAACAAAAAAAGAAAGGGTACAATGGATGA
- a CDS encoding ABC transporter transmembrane region (High confidence in function and specificity): MKRYWKYAKPYLPAFIIGPILMIVEVIGEVVMPLLLSNIIDNGVVGRRGIPYIITTGITMVLTAMCMMAGGVGGAYFAIKASTGFANDLRKDLFNQIQKFSFKNIDQYNTGSLITRLTNDITQIQNMIQMMLRLALRAPGMLIGALIMAFVLNPKLALVILCVIPLLSLAIYLIMKVAFPRFTTMQKKLDALNTTTQENLTNIRVVKSFVREKFEEKKFKIANTDLKESTLSALKAVIFTMPVMTLAMNITTIAVVWYGGNQIIVGEMTSGVLTAFVNYVVQILMSLMMVSFIILNGSRALASAKRINEVLNTEIDLTDEKALHKDLTVQRGKIEFRGVNFKYYKDSEKWVLENINFVINPGETIGIIGPTGCGKSSLVQLIPRLYDVDSGEVLVDDVNVKDYSLKNLRDGVGIVFQKNVLFSGTIKENLKWGNEDASDEEVAQYAEIAQAHGFITSFADGYDTELGQGGVNVSGGQKQRLCIARALLKKPKILILDDSTSAVDTATEAKIRESFNNVLKGTTKIIIAQRISSVINADKIIVLDDGKIAGIGTHDELMKKCATYSEIYYSQMDKKVTA, translated from the coding sequence ATGAAACGGTATTGGAAATATGCTAAACCATATTTACCTGCATTTATAATAGGGCCAATTCTAATGATTGTGGAGGTTATTGGCGAAGTTGTAATGCCTCTGCTACTTAGCAATATCATTGATAACGGAGTAGTTGGCCGCAGGGGCATTCCATATATAATAACGACTGGTATAACTATGGTATTGACCGCAATGTGCATGATGGCAGGCGGTGTAGGCGGCGCTTATTTTGCAATTAAGGCCTCCACAGGATTTGCTAACGATTTGAGAAAAGATCTGTTTAATCAAATTCAGAAGTTTTCATTTAAGAACATTGACCAATATAATACAGGTTCTTTAATCACAAGACTGACGAATGATATCACCCAAATACAGAACATGATTCAGATGATGTTAAGATTGGCATTAAGGGCGCCAGGTATGCTTATCGGCGCACTGATAATGGCTTTTGTATTAAATCCAAAGCTGGCATTAGTAATTTTGTGCGTAATACCGCTGTTATCCCTTGCAATCTACTTAATTATGAAAGTAGCCTTCCCGAGGTTTACAACCATGCAGAAGAAGCTGGACGCACTTAATACTACCACACAGGAAAATTTAACAAATATCAGGGTTGTAAAATCCTTTGTCAGAGAAAAGTTTGAAGAGAAGAAATTTAAAATAGCTAATACTGACTTAAAGGAAAGCACATTAAGTGCATTGAAGGCTGTTATCTTTACCATGCCAGTTATGACCCTTGCGATGAATATTACAACTATAGCAGTTGTATGGTATGGCGGAAATCAGATTATTGTAGGCGAAATGACTTCTGGCGTTTTAACTGCATTTGTAAACTATGTTGTCCAGATCCTCATGTCGCTGATGATGGTTTCCTTTATTATTCTGAACGGTTCAAGGGCCCTTGCATCTGCAAAACGTATCAATGAGGTTCTCAATACAGAAATTGACCTTACTGATGAAAAAGCCCTGCATAAGGACCTCACTGTTCAGCGCGGCAAAATCGAGTTTAGAGGGGTTAACTTCAAATACTATAAAGACAGTGAAAAATGGGTTTTAGAGAATATCAATTTTGTTATCAATCCTGGTGAAACGATAGGCATTATAGGTCCAACCGGCTGCGGCAAGTCAAGCCTTGTGCAGTTGATTCCAAGATTATATGATGTGGACAGCGGGGAAGTGCTGGTTGATGACGTTAATGTCAAAGACTATTCGCTAAAGAATCTTCGCGACGGAGTCGGCATAGTGTTTCAGAAAAATGTTCTGTTTTCTGGAACTATAAAGGAAAACCTCAAATGGGGCAATGAAGATGCAAGTGATGAAGAGGTAGCCCAATATGCAGAAATTGCGCAGGCACATGGATTTATCACTTCATTTGCGGATGGATATGATACCGAACTGGGTCAGGGCGGTGTCAATGTGTCCGGCGGTCAGAAGCAAAGATTATGTATTGCCAGAGCATTGCTGAAAAAGCCGAAGATATTAATTCTTGATGACAGCACAAGTGCAGTTGATACGGCAACGGAAGCAAAAATCAGGGAAAGCTTTAATAACGTGTTGAAAGGTACGACGAAGATTATCATTGCCCAAAGGATTTCTTCAGTAATCAATGCAGATAAGATTATTGTTCTCGATGATGGAAAAATTGCCGGTATAGGTACTCACGACGAGCTAATGAAAAAGTGTGCAACATACTCCGAAATCTACTACTCACAAATGGATAAGAAGGTAACAGCATAA